GCCGCGGCGCGGTTGACCGCACCCGTGCGTGTATCGAGTTCCCACGGCTGTTCGGGAACCCCGCTTTCCGTATCAACCGGTATGACGATAGCGCTGCCGAATATTCCCTCCATCACGGCCCTTACCGCCTCGATCTTGACCCGGTTCACGGACCCGACCGCGATCCTCACAGTGTCACCGCGCCCCTCTCTGGAATATCCGCCGCTCATTATGCCGGTAGAGCTTATCTTCTCGCCGTTGTAGGCGTTCACAAGCGGTAAAACGACTATCTCAAACGGCCTGACGCCTCTTGACATTCGTTCACGGTTCACTTCTTCGGCGTTCTGTGCGGTCTCTTCTGACACAACGAGGATGTCAGCGGCGTCCATCTGTTCTCTCGGTCCATAGATATCGCTGATCTCGACCATCTCCCAGGGTTTGTCCATACCGTTCAGGAAAGCCTCCAGCTCCTTTTTTCTGAGGTAGATGGGGATGTAGCCGCCCCCCTTGCGGGATGCCATGCCGTCTGCCGTTATCCCTATCAGTACTTCATCTCCGACCTCGAAGGCTCTTTTTATCAGCTGTTTATGGCCTTCGTGCAGGATGTTGAAAGTACCGGCCACAACAGATCTCATAAGACACACCTCCGGCCTATAACGGAACCTCGGAATAAGACAGCTCCCATTATAGATAAAACAGGGCTATAGCGGCGATCGTCGCAACAATTATTGCGATCCAGATGAAGAAAAGCTTCC
This sequence is a window from Candidatus Methanoplasma cognatum. Protein-coding genes within it:
- the yjjX gene encoding inosine/xanthosine triphosphatase, coding for MRSVVAGTFNILHEGHKQLIKRAFEVGDEVLIGITADGMASRKGGGYIPIYLRKKELEAFLNGMDKPWEMVEISDIYGPREQMDAADILVVSEETAQNAEEVNRERMSRGVRPFEIVVLPLVNAYNGEKISSTGIMSGGYSREGRGDTVRIAVGSVNRVKIEAVRAVMEGIFGSAIVIPVDTESGVPEQPWELDTRTGAVNRAAAALGDRDLSVGIEAGVFPTDDGLYDFQYCAILDKDGRMTVGIGPGFRYPDDVAALVSDGMTVGEAVHRLYGDPDIGNKQGAVGLLSKGLLDRKALTEQSVIAAMIPRMGDLRPL